One genomic window of Aquisalimonas sp. 2447 includes the following:
- a CDS encoding CinA family protein translates to MDYTDTRSAPDDVRLEQLAHAVGNALGRRGQRLTAAESCTGGWIAKALTDVAGSSGWFDRSVVTYSNAAKEELLGIDPRLLERHGAVSEDVVRAMAEAALERSGADVALAVSGVAGPDGGSPSKPVGLVWFGWALRSGFLISRPERFPGNRDAVRRAAVGTSLEGVLRQLGD, encoded by the coding sequence ATGGATTACACGGACACCCGCAGCGCACCTGACGACGTCCGCCTGGAACAACTCGCACATGCCGTTGGTAATGCCCTGGGGCGACGCGGCCAGCGCCTGACGGCGGCGGAATCGTGTACCGGAGGCTGGATCGCCAAGGCGTTAACGGATGTGGCCGGCAGTTCCGGCTGGTTCGATCGCTCCGTGGTGACCTACTCGAATGCTGCCAAGGAGGAGTTGCTGGGTATCGATCCCCGGTTGCTGGAACGTCACGGCGCGGTGAGCGAAGACGTCGTGCGCGCCATGGCCGAGGCGGCCCTCGAACGCAGCGGCGCGGATGTGGCCCTTGCCGTCAGTGGTGTTGCCGGCCCGGATGGCGGGTCGCCGAGCAAACCGGTGGGGCTGGTCTGGTTCGGGTGGGCGTTGCGCTCCGGCTTCCTGATCTCTCGCCCCGAGCGCTTCCCCGGAAACCGGGATGCAGTCCGTCGTGCCGCTGTCGGTACGTCGCTGGAAGGAGTGCTGCGCCAGTTGGGAGACTGA
- the thpR gene encoding RNA 2',3'-cyclic phosphodiesterase, whose product MARLFFALQPSSDDLDQLARAMPENPGAGRVIPRENLHVTLAFLGELGAEKAAAAREAADGVQAPPVTLCFTALAYWPGPRTRVLVPEEVTAAAQTLRGELARRLRERNVPFDARIWRPHLTVARKARPAEEVRLEPLLLGFKEFVLVHSRTEPAGAHYESIGRWPLHEHRSV is encoded by the coding sequence GTGGCACGCCTGTTTTTTGCCCTGCAGCCATCCAGCGACGATCTGGACCAGCTTGCCCGGGCCATGCCGGAAAATCCGGGTGCGGGGCGCGTGATTCCAAGGGAGAATCTGCACGTCACGCTGGCGTTTCTGGGCGAACTTGGTGCGGAGAAGGCCGCCGCCGCCAGAGAGGCGGCCGATGGCGTGCAGGCACCACCCGTCACGCTGTGCTTCACGGCGCTTGCCTACTGGCCGGGACCCCGCACCCGGGTGCTCGTCCCGGAGGAGGTCACCGCTGCCGCGCAGACGCTGCGCGGCGAACTTGCGCGCCGACTGCGGGAGAGGAATGTGCCGTTCGACGCCCGGATCTGGCGGCCGCATTTGACCGTGGCGCGGAAGGCTCGCCCGGCAGAGGAGGTGCGTCTGGAGCCGCTATTGCTCGGTTTCAAGGAATTCGTTCTGGTGCACTCCCGTACTGAGCCCGCCGGAGCCCACTACGAGTCCATCGGCCGCTGGCCGCTGCATGAACATCGGTCGGTCTGA
- the recA gene encoding recombinase RecA, which produces MDENRKKALGAALGQIEKQFGKGAVMRMGDAAAVKDVAAISTGSISLDMALGIGGLPRGRVAEIYGPESSGKTTLTLQVIAEAQRAGGTAAFVDAEHALDPDYARKLGVDVDELLVSQPDTGEQALEIADMLVRSGAVDVVIVDSVAALTPKAEIEGEMGDSHVGLQARLMSQALRKLSGNIKRTGTLVVFINQIRMKIGVMFGSPETTTGGNALKFYSSVRLDIRRIGAIKKGDEVVGNETRVKVVKNKMAPPFKQAEFEILYGEGISREGELIDLGAKHGIIDKAGAWYSYNGDRIGQGKDNVRQFLKDNPAMAGEIESKLREVLLPEKVSGAGEEEPSEAETQ; this is translated from the coding sequence ATGGACGAAAACCGCAAAAAGGCCCTCGGTGCTGCCCTGGGGCAGATCGAGAAACAGTTCGGCAAGGGCGCTGTCATGCGCATGGGGGATGCTGCGGCCGTCAAGGATGTCGCCGCCATTTCCACCGGCTCCATCAGTCTCGACATGGCGCTGGGTATCGGTGGACTGCCCCGGGGCCGCGTGGCCGAAATCTACGGCCCGGAATCCTCCGGCAAGACCACCCTCACGCTGCAGGTGATCGCCGAGGCGCAACGTGCCGGAGGGACCGCCGCATTCGTCGATGCCGAGCATGCCCTCGACCCGGACTATGCCCGCAAGCTGGGCGTGGACGTGGACGAACTGCTGGTGTCGCAGCCCGATACCGGTGAACAGGCGCTGGAAATCGCCGACATGCTGGTGCGCTCCGGCGCGGTGGATGTGGTCATCGTCGACTCCGTGGCAGCGCTGACGCCCAAGGCGGAGATCGAGGGCGAGATGGGCGACTCCCACGTCGGCCTGCAGGCGCGGCTGATGTCCCAGGCCCTGCGCAAGCTCTCCGGCAATATCAAGCGTACCGGGACGCTGGTTGTCTTCATCAACCAGATCCGCATGAAGATCGGCGTGATGTTCGGCAGCCCCGAGACCACCACCGGCGGCAACGCACTCAAGTTCTACTCTTCCGTGCGCCTGGACATCCGTCGCATAGGCGCCATCAAGAAGGGTGACGAAGTGGTGGGCAACGAGACCCGGGTGAAAGTGGTCAAGAACAAAATGGCGCCGCCGTTCAAGCAGGCGGAGTTCGAGATCCTCTATGGCGAGGGAATCTCCCGCGAAGGCGAGCTCATCGATCTGGGTGCCAAGCATGGCATCATCGACAAGGCCGGCGCCTGGTACAGCTACAACGGTGATCGCATCGGCCAGGGCAAGGACAATGTGCGCCAGTTCCTGAAGGACAATCCGGCCATGGCCGGCGAGATCGAGTCCAAGCTGCGCGAGGTGCTCCTGCCCGAGAAGGTATCCGGGGCAGGCGAAGAGGAGCCCTCCGAGGCCGAAACGCAGTGA
- a CDS encoding regulatory protein RecX: MDAEPGAEDFDAAYEAGVRFLARREHARRELQRKLRARGFSDAVVGQVLDRLVQERYLSDDRFTEAFVRQRCEQGQGPLKIIAALGERGIDESLARHHLSQQEVDWLAQAREARRRRFGEALPADRREWARQARFLASRGFSSEEVYRVLDESAHE; this comes from the coding sequence ATGGATGCCGAGCCCGGGGCAGAGGATTTTGACGCGGCCTATGAGGCTGGCGTGCGGTTCCTGGCCCGTCGCGAGCACGCCAGGCGCGAGCTGCAGCGCAAGTTGAGGGCACGGGGGTTCAGCGACGCGGTGGTCGGGCAGGTTCTGGACCGCTTGGTCCAAGAGCGGTATCTTAGCGATGACCGTTTCACTGAGGCTTTCGTGCGCCAGCGTTGTGAGCAGGGCCAGGGGCCGCTGAAGATCATCGCCGCGCTCGGTGAGCGAGGTATTGACGAGAGCCTGGCGCGCCACCACCTGTCGCAGCAGGAGGTGGACTGGCTCGCGCAGGCGCGGGAAGCGCGGCGCCGACGCTTCGGTGAGGCACTGCCGGCCGACCGCAGGGAATGGGCGCGCCAGGCGCGCTTCCTGGCAAGCCGCGGCTTCAGCTCCGAGGAGGTCTACCGCGTGTTGGACGAGAGCGCTCACGAATAA
- the alaS gene encoding alanine--tRNA ligase — MSISSAELRRAFLEFFRERGHEVVPSSPLVPGNDPTLLFTNAGMVPFKDVFLGKEDRGYTRACSSQRCVRAGGKHNDLENVGYTARHHTFFEMLGNFSFGDYFKREAIQYAWEFLTQVVNLPPEKLWVTVYEEDDEAARIWLEEIGVSPERFSRIGAHDNFWSMGDTGPCGPCSEVFYDHGPEVPGGPPGTPEEDGDRFIEIWNLVFMQYNRAADGTMTDLPKPSIDTGMGLERLAAVLQGVHSNFEIDLFRNLIRAAAQATGAKDLDDSSLKVIADHIRACAFLITDGVFPANEGRGYVLRRIIRRAVRHGYKLGQEDAFFHKLVQPLVAEMGEAFPELVEQQKQVERLLKREEEQFHETLEQGLKLLESDLRHLRGSVIPGATVFKLYDTYGFPVDLTADIARERELGIDMEGFESHMEAQRERARAASQFRADHAGDAEVDANSRFTGYDHIRDTGVVAALFAGGRSVNRLESGQQGMVVLDTTPFYAESGGQVGDTGTLTGAGVRFRVDDTVRQGGAIGHLGVVEEGVIAAGDSLEATVDGDRRAAIRLNHTATHLLHAVLRERLGTHVHQKGSLVAPDRLRFDFSHPEPIDPAELRRIEQIVNARIRANEAADIRVLPYQQAISMGAMALFGEKYGDQVRVVRFGELTTELCGGTHVDRTGDIGLFRIVEETGVAAGVRRIEAITGARAVEWVEEQASEVRQVADMLKASPENIRVRLEQVLDRQRQAEKELERLKQKVASQAGGDLADSAVDVDGIRVVASTLDGGDAKSLRDTVDQLKNKLGSAAVVLAAVDGGKVRLVAGVTSDLTDRVKAGELVNAVARQVGGKGGGRPDMAQAGGSEPDGLPAAMKSVPDWVRQQLQ, encoded by the coding sequence ATGAGCATTTCCAGCGCCGAACTGCGCCGCGCTTTTCTGGAGTTCTTCCGCGAGCGCGGCCATGAGGTGGTCCCGAGCAGTCCCCTGGTGCCCGGTAACGACCCGACCCTGCTGTTCACCAACGCCGGTATGGTGCCGTTCAAGGACGTGTTCCTGGGCAAGGAGGATCGCGGCTACACCCGTGCCTGCTCGTCTCAGCGTTGCGTGCGCGCCGGCGGCAAGCACAACGACCTGGAGAACGTCGGTTACACCGCACGCCACCACACGTTCTTCGAGATGCTGGGCAATTTCAGTTTCGGCGATTACTTCAAGCGTGAGGCCATTCAGTACGCCTGGGAGTTTCTCACGCAGGTGGTGAACCTGCCGCCGGAGAAGCTCTGGGTCACCGTCTACGAAGAGGACGACGAGGCCGCCCGGATCTGGCTGGAAGAGATCGGCGTGAGCCCCGAGCGTTTTTCCCGGATCGGTGCCCATGACAACTTCTGGTCCATGGGTGACACCGGCCCCTGCGGCCCTTGCTCCGAGGTGTTCTACGATCACGGCCCCGAGGTCCCGGGCGGCCCTCCGGGCACCCCTGAGGAAGACGGGGACCGCTTCATCGAGATCTGGAATCTCGTGTTCATGCAGTACAACCGGGCCGCCGATGGCACCATGACCGATCTACCCAAGCCGAGTATCGACACGGGCATGGGCCTGGAACGGTTGGCTGCGGTTCTGCAGGGCGTGCACAGCAACTTCGAGATCGACCTGTTCCGCAACCTGATCCGTGCCGCCGCACAGGCGACCGGTGCGAAGGATCTCGACGACAGCTCCCTCAAGGTGATTGCCGACCACATCCGCGCCTGCGCCTTCCTCATTACCGACGGGGTGTTTCCCGCCAACGAGGGGCGCGGGTACGTGTTGCGGCGGATCATTCGCCGCGCCGTCCGTCACGGTTACAAGCTCGGCCAGGAAGACGCCTTCTTCCACAAGCTGGTCCAGCCGTTGGTGGCAGAGATGGGGGAAGCGTTCCCGGAACTGGTCGAGCAGCAGAAGCAGGTCGAGCGTCTGCTCAAGCGCGAGGAAGAGCAGTTCCACGAGACGCTGGAGCAGGGGCTCAAGCTGCTGGAGTCGGATCTCAGGCATCTGCGCGGCTCGGTGATTCCCGGTGCGACGGTGTTCAAGCTCTACGACACCTACGGTTTCCCGGTGGATCTCACCGCTGACATCGCCCGGGAGCGCGAGCTTGGCATAGATATGGAAGGCTTCGAGTCCCACATGGAGGCACAACGCGAGCGTGCCCGGGCGGCGAGCCAGTTCCGTGCGGACCATGCCGGGGATGCCGAAGTTGACGCCAACTCGCGTTTCACTGGCTACGACCACATCAGGGACACGGGTGTGGTTGCTGCCCTGTTCGCCGGAGGTCGCAGCGTGAACCGGCTGGAGTCCGGTCAGCAGGGCATGGTGGTGCTGGACACGACCCCGTTCTATGCCGAATCCGGCGGTCAGGTGGGTGACACCGGCACCTTGACGGGCGCCGGCGTTCGCTTCCGTGTGGATGACACTGTGCGGCAGGGCGGGGCCATCGGTCATCTCGGTGTCGTGGAAGAGGGTGTCATCGCAGCCGGCGACAGCCTGGAAGCCACGGTGGATGGTGATCGTCGTGCTGCCATCCGCCTGAATCACACCGCGACGCACCTACTGCACGCCGTTCTTCGTGAGCGACTGGGGACGCATGTGCACCAGAAGGGGTCGCTGGTGGCGCCGGACCGCTTGCGCTTCGACTTCTCCCATCCCGAACCCATTGATCCGGCGGAGCTGCGCCGCATTGAGCAGATCGTCAATGCGCGCATCCGCGCCAACGAGGCTGCGGATATCCGCGTGTTGCCCTATCAGCAGGCCATCAGCATGGGCGCTATGGCGCTGTTCGGTGAAAAATACGGCGACCAGGTACGGGTGGTGCGTTTTGGTGAACTGACCACGGAACTTTGCGGCGGGACGCACGTCGATCGCACAGGGGATATCGGCCTGTTCCGCATTGTCGAGGAGACCGGGGTGGCCGCTGGCGTGCGCCGCATTGAGGCGATCACCGGAGCCCGCGCCGTGGAGTGGGTAGAAGAGCAGGCCAGCGAGGTCCGGCAGGTGGCGGACATGCTGAAGGCCAGTCCGGAGAACATTCGGGTGCGACTGGAACAGGTTCTGGATCGCCAGCGCCAGGCAGAGAAGGAGCTCGAGCGGCTCAAGCAGAAGGTGGCCAGCCAGGCGGGGGGTGATCTCGCCGACTCCGCCGTGGACGTTGACGGAATCCGCGTGGTGGCATCGACCCTGGACGGAGGCGATGCGAAATCGCTTCGTGACACCGTCGATCAGCTCAAGAACAAGCTGGGCAGCGCCGCGGTGGTCCTCGCGGCCGTGGATGGCGGTAAGGTTCGCCTGGTGGCCGGTGTAACCAGCGATCTCACCGACAGAGTCAAGGCGGGTGAGCTGGTGAACGCTGTCGCCCGGCAGGTCGGTGGCAAGGGCGGAGGACGCCCGGACATGGCGCAGGCGGGCGGCAGTGAGCCCGACGGGTTGCCAGCCGCCATGAAATCCGTGCCGGACTGGGTGCGACAGCAGTTACAGTGA
- a CDS encoding aspartate kinase — MPLIVQKYGGTSVGSPERIEEVARRVIKTKDAGNSVVVVVSAMSGETNRLTELAKQINPEPPAREMDMILSTGEQVTIGLLAMALEKQGHPARCYTGAQVKILTDSAHSKARIQEIDAKVVTQDLKEGRIVVVAGFQGVDSTGAITTLGRGGSDTTAVALAAALGADECEIYTDVDGVYTTDPRVVPKARRLERITFEEMLEMASLGSKILQIRAVEFAGKYHVPLRVRSSFDDGPGTLITYEDENMEEPLISGIAFQRDEAKLTVLGVPDQPGIAARILGPVSEANIEVDMIVQNISQSGLTDFTFTVHRNDYEKTLKILQGISDELGAREVYGDTKIVKLSLVGVGMRSHAGVASTMFDSLAGEGINIQMISTSEIKISVVIDEKYLELGVRALHTAFELDDEASARIEGKD; from the coding sequence ATGCCTTTAATCGTGCAGAAATACGGCGGCACATCCGTGGGCTCTCCCGAGCGCATCGAGGAAGTCGCGCGCAGGGTGATCAAGACGAAGGACGCGGGGAATTCGGTGGTGGTGGTGGTGTCCGCCATGAGCGGAGAAACCAATCGCCTCACCGAACTCGCCAAGCAGATCAATCCCGAGCCGCCGGCGCGGGAAATGGACATGATTCTCTCCACCGGCGAGCAGGTCACCATCGGCCTTCTGGCCATGGCGCTGGAAAAGCAGGGGCATCCGGCCCGCTGCTACACCGGAGCCCAGGTGAAGATCCTCACGGACAGCGCCCACAGCAAGGCGCGTATCCAGGAGATCGATGCCAAGGTGGTGACGCAGGATCTCAAGGAGGGGCGTATTGTCGTCGTCGCCGGGTTTCAGGGTGTGGATTCCACCGGAGCGATTACCACCCTCGGCCGAGGCGGCTCCGACACCACTGCGGTGGCCCTGGCGGCAGCGCTTGGCGCGGATGAGTGCGAGATCTACACCGACGTGGACGGTGTCTACACCACGGATCCGCGTGTGGTCCCCAAAGCCAGGCGGCTGGAGCGCATCACCTTCGAGGAGATGCTGGAGATGGCCAGCCTTGGCTCCAAGATCCTCCAGATTCGCGCCGTTGAATTCGCCGGCAAATACCATGTACCGCTGCGGGTGCGTTCCAGCTTCGACGACGGCCCAGGCACGCTGATTACGTATGAGGACGAGAACATGGAAGAACCGCTGATCTCCGGAATCGCGTTCCAGCGCGACGAGGCCAAACTCACCGTTCTGGGGGTGCCGGATCAGCCGGGGATCGCCGCGCGCATCCTGGGGCCGGTGTCCGAAGCCAACATCGAAGTGGACATGATCGTGCAGAACATCAGCCAGAGCGGGCTGACGGACTTCACCTTCACGGTCCACAGGAACGATTACGAGAAGACGCTGAAGATCCTCCAGGGTATCAGCGATGAACTCGGCGCCCGCGAGGTTTACGGTGACACCAAGATCGTCAAGCTCTCCCTGGTCGGGGTTGGCATGCGCTCGCATGCAGGTGTGGCGAGCACGATGTTTGACTCTTTGGCAGGGGAGGGGATTAACATCCAGATGATATCCACGTCGGAAATCAAGATTTCCGTGGTGATCGACGAAAAGTACCTCGAGCTTGGGGTGCGCGCGCTGCACACGGCGTTCGAGCTGGACGACGAAGCAAGCGCCCGCATCGAGGGCAAGGACTGA